The Methermicoccus shengliensis DSM 18856 nucleotide sequence AAGAAGAGGGACAGCAAGGAGAGGAAGAAGCTCGAGGAGGCAAAGCAGAAGCTCAAGCAGAGCGGAAGGCTATCCCTTGAGGAGCTCAAAGTGCTCATAGAGGATGGTAGTCTAAAGCTCGAGTAGCCTTGCAGGGGCAATGGGATTAGAGGTGTTTGCATCTGTAAAAGAAGCACACTACCTGCAGCTCGAAGAGATGGCTAAAACCAATAAAACGGGTTTGTGGAGGATTATGGGGTGAGGGGATGGAGTACGTAATAATCATTCTCGGTCTGCTTTTCCTCGCCTTTATAATTCTACTCTGGAAGTATGCTGAGCTTAAGGGCAAGATAGAGCAGAGAGCGAGACAGATATTCGAGGAGTGGAGGGATAGAGAGCTTGAAAGTGCATCAACAAAAAAAGCAGAAATTCTTTTCGAGGAATGGAGGCAGAAGTACGAGAAGGAGATAAGGAAGGATGCAATAGAGAAGAGTAAAGCAGTAATTGCAGGAAAGAACAGAGAGGGATGTTGCGTGGGGCGGGTGCTCTTCATTGTGTGCACTTCCGTATTCGTGGAGGCCATGGGCTATGGTGCTGCAGTGCCCACGCTTCCGCTTCTTGCCCCCCACATCTCTCCTTCCGTGCTCGGGCTGCTGTTCTCCATGTATGCCCTTGCAGCCATTGTGCTGTTTTTTCCCATCTCATGGGTGTGCGACCACGTGGACAGGCGCATCGTGGTGATGCTGGGGCTGGCGTGCTTCTCGCTCGCCTCCCTTGGGTTTGCTACCACCTCCAGCCTATGGATGCTCTTTCTGTTCAGGGCGCTGCAGGGTGCGGGAGGCATCTCTGTGTGGACAGGAGGGCTGGCGCTGGTGCTCGATGTGATGGCTCAGCGGAGGGCTGGACGCACGATGGGCTATATCTCGGCGGCTGCAGGGGGAGGAACCATCGTGGGTCCGGGTCTGGGTGCCCTTGGCTCACCCCACCTGCCCTTCATGCTGCTTGCGGTGCTGGGAGCGGTTGCTCTGGTGATGAGCACGGGCCTTCCGGGCGGAGTGCCAAGGGCGGCAGCCGCATCCACGCCTCTAAAGCTTGCCCACGAGGTGCCAGTTCTCGTGCTGCTCTCTGGGGTGCTTGCGCTCACCCTCGTGGTGGGGATGGTGGAGGCGCATGCGCCGAGCTACCTGTATGCGTTTGGGGCGAGCGTGCACGTCGTTGGGGGGATGTTTGTGGTGATGATGGCACTGTACACCCTCATACAGCTTCCAGTGGGGGCAGCGTTCGACAGGGCGGGGGTGCTGATAGCGGTCGTGGGGCTGCTGGGAGGGGCCGTGCTCGCCCCCCTGATAGTGCTGCTGCCCACCCTCACTGCCAAGATGGTGGCTCTGGTGCTCACGGGCACGGTACTGGGGGTGGTGTTCACGCCCACCATCGCAGCCCTTGGGCAGCTCGTCCCCTCTTCCCACAGGGGGATGGTGATGGGGCTTGGCAACCTGTGCTGGAGCGTCGGATACTTTGCAGGCTCTGCCGGGGGCGGGCTGCTCATCGAGCACATCTCGCTTGCGGGTGCCCTGCTGGTGGCGTCCCTCGTGCTGGTGCTCACCGCCCTTCTCTATGCCATCACCCTGAAAGCTTATTAGATGGGGATGCGATTGTAGATGCGTGAGCACGATACCTCATGACCATCCAAGGTATGCATCCCTCATCGCCAGAGAGAAGCTGGTGGAGGGTATAGAGCAGGGCATTGTGAGTATGCACGGGCTCATAGCCCATGGAAGGGGTGAGGCATTCGACTACCTGATCGGTGAGCGTACCACGCACGCAGCGCTCGAGGCAGAGAGGGTGGCGTGTGCCCACCTCATCCGTGCCCGCCATCCCATAATCTCTGTGAACGGAAACGCTGCAGCCCTCGCGGGCGAGCTTCTGGTGCGCCTGTCCGAGCTGCTCGCCATCCCTCTCGAGGTGAACCTGTTCCATTACACAGAGCAGCGGGCAGAGAGGATAGCGAGCCATCTCATGAGACTGGGTGCTCGCGAGGTGCTCACTCAGCGGGATGCGATGATACCACATCTGAGCTCTGAGAGGGGGCGCGTGTCCAGTAAGGGTATATATGCTGCGGACGTGGTGCTCGTGCCGCTCGAGGATGGTGACCGCTGTGAAAAGCTGGTGAGCATGGGAAAGGTGGTGATCGCCATAGACCTGAACC carries:
- a CDS encoding 4-phosphopantoate--beta-alanine ligase is translated as MSTIPHDHPRYASLIAREKLVEGIEQGIVSMHGLIAHGRGEAFDYLIGERTTHAALEAERVACAHLIRARHPIISVNGNAAALAGELLVRLSELLAIPLEVNLFHYTEQRAERIASHLMRLGAREVLTQRDAMIPHLSSERGRVSSKGIYAADVVLVPLEDGDRCEKLVSMGKVVIAIDLNPLSRTSRTATITIVDELQRALGNMLELASELVDAPTERLDALIQGFDNDTNLMESLRAIGHHIAEQFR
- a CDS encoding Holliday junction resolvase-like protein: MEYVIIILGLLFLAFIILLWKYAELKGKIEQRARQIFEEWRDRELESASTKKAEILFEEWRQKYEKEIRKDAIEKSKAVIAGKNREGCCVGRVLFIVCTSVFVEAMGYGAAVPTLPLLAPHISPSVLGLLFSMYALAAIVLFFPISWVCDHVDRRIVVMLGLACFSLASLGFATTSSLWMLFLFRALQGAGGISVWTGGLALVLDVMAQRRAGRTMGYISAAAGGGTIVGPGLGALGSPHLPFMLLAVLGAVALVMSTGLPGGVPRAAAASTPLKLAHEVPVLVLLSGVLALTLVVGMVEAHAPSYLYAFGASVHVVGGMFVVMMALYTLIQLPVGAAFDRAGVLIAVVGLLGGAVLAPLIVLLPTLTAKMVALVLTGTVLGVVFTPTIAALGQLVPSSHRGMVMGLGNLCWSVGYFAGSAGGGLLIEHISLAGALLVASLVLVLTALLYAITLKAY